In Juglans microcarpa x Juglans regia isolate MS1-56 chromosome 4S, Jm3101_v1.0, whole genome shotgun sequence, a single window of DNA contains:
- the LOC121262958 gene encoding protein ANTAGONIST OF LIKE HETEROCHROMATIN PROTEIN 1-like isoform X1, whose protein sequence is MPLQVALIDAGTKFSQHPNRGRILFSSMAPHKKSKKSKRELKNLKKRKNVNGVVHVEPKTIESDWWDTFWLKNSSTQGCSVPNDEAEGFKYFFRVSKKTFGYICSLVREDLISRPPSGLINIEGRLLSVEKQVAIALRRLASGESQVSVGAAFGVGQSTVSQVTWRFIEALEERAKHHLKWPDSNRMEEIKSKFEASFGLLNCCGAIDATHIIMTLPAVQTSDDWCDPENNYSMLLQGIVDHEMRFLDIVTGWPGGMTVSRLLKCTGFFKLCEGGERLNGNVRTLSGGEEIREFIVGGGGYPLLPWLLTPYETDGLSASISTFNAMHEAARLLVVRAFSQVKGSWRILNKVMWRPDKRKLPSIILVCCLLHNIIIDCGDNLLQDVALSGHHDSGYGEQFCKQADPLGRTLREKLAKYFHHSKEKAPSK, encoded by the exons ATGCCGTTGCAAGTGGCCCTCATCGACGCCG GTACAAAGTTTTCCCAGCATCCAAACCGTGGGCGAATCCTCTTCTCATCCATGGCACCTCACAAGAAATCTAAGAAAAGCAAAAGGGAactaaaaaatttgaagaaacgcAAAAACGTAAATGGTGTGGTTCACGTAGAACCCAAAACTATTGAATCCGACTGGTGGGATACTTTCTGGCTCAAGAACTCTTCAACCCAAG GTTGTTCGGTGCCCAATGATGAAGCTGAAGGTTTCAAGTATTTCTTCAGAGTTTCAAAGAAGACTTTTGGATACATCTGTTCTCTTGTAAGAGAAGATCTTATATCGAGGCCACCATCGGGGCTCATCAACATTGAGGGAAGGCTTCTTAGCGTTGAAAAACAGGTTGCGATTGCCTTGAGAAGGTTGGCATCTGGTGAGTCCCAAGTGTCAGTTGGGGCTGCATTTGGGGTTGGCCAGTCCACGGTTTCTCAGGTGACATGGAGATTTATCGAAGCACTGGAAGAGCGTGCCAAGCATCATCTGAAGTGGCCTGATTCCAATAGAATGGAGGAAATCAAGTCCAAATTTGAAGCATCCTTTGGGCTGCTGAATTGTTGTGGAGCCATTGATGCAACACACATCATCATGACCCTTCCAGCTGTACAAACCTCAGATGATTGGTGTGACCCAGAGAATAATTACAGCATGCTCTTGCAGGGAATTGTCGATCATGAAATGAGATTTCTTGATATTGTTACAGGTTGGCCGGGGGGAATGACGGTTTCTAGGCTATTGAAGTGTACTGGATTCTTCAAACTCTGTGAGGGCGGAGAGCGTTTGAATGGAAATGTAAGAACTTTATCTGGAGGAGAGGAAATTAGAGAATTTATAGTTGGTGGGGGTGGGTACCCTCTTCTTCCTTGGCTCTTAACTCCTTACGAAACTGATGGTCTCTCAGCATCTATTTCCACTTTCAATGCTATGCACGAGGCTGCAAGGTTGCTTGTGGTGAGAGCATTCTCACAGGTAAAGGGTAGTTGGAGAATTCTTAATAAGGTAATGTGGAGACCTGATAAGCGAAAATTGCCAAGCATTATCTTGGTATGTTGCTTACTGCACAATATTATAATCGACTGTGGAGATAATTTACTTCAAGATGTAGCTTTGTCTGGTCATCATGACTCGGGATATGGAGAACAGTTCTGTAAGCAAGCTGATCCGTTGGGAAGGACACTGAGGGAAAAGCTGGCCAAATACTTCCACCATAGCAAAGAGAAAGCTCCATCAAAGTAA
- the LOC121262958 gene encoding protein ANTAGONIST OF LIKE HETEROCHROMATIN PROTEIN 1-like isoform X3 yields the protein MVAFECCSVPNDEAEGFKYFFRVSKKTFGYICSLVREDLISRPPSGLINIEGRLLSVEKQVAIALRRLASGESQVSVGAAFGVGQSTVSQVTWRFIEALEERAKHHLKWPDSNRMEEIKSKFEASFGLLNCCGAIDATHIIMTLPAVQTSDDWCDPENNYSMLLQGIVDHEMRFLDIVTGWPGGMTVSRLLKCTGFFKLCEGGERLNGNVRTLSGGEEIREFIVGGGGYPLLPWLLTPYETDGLSASISTFNAMHEAARLLVVRAFSQVKGSWRILNKVMWRPDKRKLPSIILVCCLLHNIIIDCGDNLLQDVALSGHHDSGYGEQFCKQADPLGRTLREKLAKYFHHSKEKAPSK from the exons ATGGTGGCATTTGAAT GTTGTTCGGTGCCCAATGATGAAGCTGAAGGTTTCAAGTATTTCTTCAGAGTTTCAAAGAAGACTTTTGGATACATCTGTTCTCTTGTAAGAGAAGATCTTATATCGAGGCCACCATCGGGGCTCATCAACATTGAGGGAAGGCTTCTTAGCGTTGAAAAACAGGTTGCGATTGCCTTGAGAAGGTTGGCATCTGGTGAGTCCCAAGTGTCAGTTGGGGCTGCATTTGGGGTTGGCCAGTCCACGGTTTCTCAGGTGACATGGAGATTTATCGAAGCACTGGAAGAGCGTGCCAAGCATCATCTGAAGTGGCCTGATTCCAATAGAATGGAGGAAATCAAGTCCAAATTTGAAGCATCCTTTGGGCTGCTGAATTGTTGTGGAGCCATTGATGCAACACACATCATCATGACCCTTCCAGCTGTACAAACCTCAGATGATTGGTGTGACCCAGAGAATAATTACAGCATGCTCTTGCAGGGAATTGTCGATCATGAAATGAGATTTCTTGATATTGTTACAGGTTGGCCGGGGGGAATGACGGTTTCTAGGCTATTGAAGTGTACTGGATTCTTCAAACTCTGTGAGGGCGGAGAGCGTTTGAATGGAAATGTAAGAACTTTATCTGGAGGAGAGGAAATTAGAGAATTTATAGTTGGTGGGGGTGGGTACCCTCTTCTTCCTTGGCTCTTAACTCCTTACGAAACTGATGGTCTCTCAGCATCTATTTCCACTTTCAATGCTATGCACGAGGCTGCAAGGTTGCTTGTGGTGAGAGCATTCTCACAGGTAAAGGGTAGTTGGAGAATTCTTAATAAGGTAATGTGGAGACCTGATAAGCGAAAATTGCCAAGCATTATCTTGGTATGTTGCTTACTGCACAATATTATAATCGACTGTGGAGATAATTTACTTCAAGATGTAGCTTTGTCTGGTCATCATGACTCGGGATATGGAGAACAGTTCTGTAAGCAAGCTGATCCGTTGGGAAGGACACTGAGGGAAAAGCTGGCCAAATACTTCCACCATAGCAAAGAGAAAGCTCCATCAAAGTAA
- the LOC121262958 gene encoding protein ANTAGONIST OF LIKE HETEROCHROMATIN PROTEIN 1-like isoform X2 yields the protein MAPHKKSKKSKRELKNLKKRKNVNGVVHVEPKTIESDWWDTFWLKNSSTQGCSVPNDEAEGFKYFFRVSKKTFGYICSLVREDLISRPPSGLINIEGRLLSVEKQVAIALRRLASGESQVSVGAAFGVGQSTVSQVTWRFIEALEERAKHHLKWPDSNRMEEIKSKFEASFGLLNCCGAIDATHIIMTLPAVQTSDDWCDPENNYSMLLQGIVDHEMRFLDIVTGWPGGMTVSRLLKCTGFFKLCEGGERLNGNVRTLSGGEEIREFIVGGGGYPLLPWLLTPYETDGLSASISTFNAMHEAARLLVVRAFSQVKGSWRILNKVMWRPDKRKLPSIILVCCLLHNIIIDCGDNLLQDVALSGHHDSGYGEQFCKQADPLGRTLREKLAKYFHHSKEKAPSK from the exons ATGGCACCTCACAAGAAATCTAAGAAAAGCAAAAGGGAactaaaaaatttgaagaaacgcAAAAACGTAAATGGTGTGGTTCACGTAGAACCCAAAACTATTGAATCCGACTGGTGGGATACTTTCTGGCTCAAGAACTCTTCAACCCAAG GTTGTTCGGTGCCCAATGATGAAGCTGAAGGTTTCAAGTATTTCTTCAGAGTTTCAAAGAAGACTTTTGGATACATCTGTTCTCTTGTAAGAGAAGATCTTATATCGAGGCCACCATCGGGGCTCATCAACATTGAGGGAAGGCTTCTTAGCGTTGAAAAACAGGTTGCGATTGCCTTGAGAAGGTTGGCATCTGGTGAGTCCCAAGTGTCAGTTGGGGCTGCATTTGGGGTTGGCCAGTCCACGGTTTCTCAGGTGACATGGAGATTTATCGAAGCACTGGAAGAGCGTGCCAAGCATCATCTGAAGTGGCCTGATTCCAATAGAATGGAGGAAATCAAGTCCAAATTTGAAGCATCCTTTGGGCTGCTGAATTGTTGTGGAGCCATTGATGCAACACACATCATCATGACCCTTCCAGCTGTACAAACCTCAGATGATTGGTGTGACCCAGAGAATAATTACAGCATGCTCTTGCAGGGAATTGTCGATCATGAAATGAGATTTCTTGATATTGTTACAGGTTGGCCGGGGGGAATGACGGTTTCTAGGCTATTGAAGTGTACTGGATTCTTCAAACTCTGTGAGGGCGGAGAGCGTTTGAATGGAAATGTAAGAACTTTATCTGGAGGAGAGGAAATTAGAGAATTTATAGTTGGTGGGGGTGGGTACCCTCTTCTTCCTTGGCTCTTAACTCCTTACGAAACTGATGGTCTCTCAGCATCTATTTCCACTTTCAATGCTATGCACGAGGCTGCAAGGTTGCTTGTGGTGAGAGCATTCTCACAGGTAAAGGGTAGTTGGAGAATTCTTAATAAGGTAATGTGGAGACCTGATAAGCGAAAATTGCCAAGCATTATCTTGGTATGTTGCTTACTGCACAATATTATAATCGACTGTGGAGATAATTTACTTCAAGATGTAGCTTTGTCTGGTCATCATGACTCGGGATATGGAGAACAGTTCTGTAAGCAAGCTGATCCGTTGGGAAGGACACTGAGGGAAAAGCTGGCCAAATACTTCCACCATAGCAAAGAGAAAGCTCCATCAAAGTAA
- the LOC121263053 gene encoding 60S ribosomal protein L7-2-like translates to MKAHPQVILRPHNLRPITAHIPSTSVNPQVTPLLFTSTHSLCTSTLTPHPGCLPAATRKMGEEEVKGGPVVPESVLKKQKRNEEWALAKKQELESEKKKRAENRKLIYSRAKLYAKEYDEQQKELIRLKREAKLKGGFYVDPQAKLLFIIRIRGINALHPKTRKILQLLRLRQIFNGVFLKVNKATVNMLHRVEPYVTYGYPNLKSVKELIYKRGYGKLNKQRIALTDNSIVEQALGKHGIICTEDLIHEIMTVGPHFKEANNFLWPFKLKAPLGGLKKKRNHYVEGGDAGNREDYINELIRRMN, encoded by the exons ATGAAAGCCCATCCACAAGTCATCCTGAGGCCTCATAACCTTCGGCCCATCACGGCCCACATCCCTTCGACATCAGTTAACCCCCAAGTCACCCCACTTCTCTTCACTTCTACACACAGCCTCTGCACTTCAACCCTAACCCCTCACCCTGGTTGTCTTCCCGCCGCCACCAG AAAGATGGGGGAAGAGGAAGTCAAGGGAGGACCAGTAGTTCCGGAGTCAGTTTTGAAGAAGCAGAAAAGGAATGAGGAATGGGCCTTGGCAAAGAAGCAGGAGCTTGAatcagagaagaagaaaagggctGAAAACCGGAAACTGATTTATAGCAGAGCAAAACTCTATGCAAAGGAGTATGATGAGCAG CAAAAAGAGCTGATTCGATTGAAGCGCGAGGCAAAACTTAAGGGAGGTTTTTATGTTGACCCACAAGCTAAGCTGTTGTTCATTATCCGGATCCGTGG TATCAATGCCTTGCACCCAAAGACAAGGAAGATTTTGCAGCTTCTGCGATTGAGACAG ATATTCAATGGTGTCTTTCTGAAAGTAAACAAAGCGACAGTGAATATGCTGCACAGAGTTGAGCCTTATGTGACCTACGG GTATCCAAATTTGAAGAGTGTCAAAGAATTGATTTACAAAAGGGGATATGGGAAACTTAACAAGCAGAGAATTGCTTTGACTGACAATTCCATCGTCGAACAG GCTTTGGGTAAGCATGGAATAATTTGCACGGAAGATCTTATCCACGAGATTATGACTGTTGGACCCCACTTCAAGGAGGCAAATAATTTCTTATGGCCATTCAAGCTCAAGGCTCCCCTTGGtggtttgaagaagaagaggaatcaCTATGTTGAAGGAGGTGATGCTGGAAATCGCGAAGATTACATCAATGAGCTCATCCGGAGGATGAATTAG
- the LOC121263481 gene encoding 60S ribosomal protein L7-2 isoform X3 — protein MGEEEVKGGPVVPESVLKKQKRNEEWALAKKQELESEKKKRAENRKLIYSRAKLYAKEYDEQQKELIRLKREAKLKGGFYVDPQAKLLFIIRIRGINALHPKTRKILQLLRLRQIFNGVFLKVNKATVNMLHRVEPYVTYGYPNLKSVKELIYKRGYGKLNKQRIALTDNSIVEQALGKHGIICTEDLIHEIMTVGPHFKEANNFLWPFKLKAPLGGLKKKRNHYVEGGDAGNREDYINELIRRMN, from the exons ATGGGGGAAGAGGAAGTCAAGGGAGGACCAGTAGTTCCGGAGTCAGTTTTGAAGAAGCAGAAAAGGAATGAGGAATGGGCCTTGGCAAAGAAGCAGGAGCTTGAatcagagaagaagaaaagggctGAAAACCGGAAACTGATTTATAGCAGAGCAAAACTCTATGCAAAGGAGTATGATGAGCAG CAAAAAGAGCTGATTCGATTGAAGCGCGAGGCAAAACTTAAGGGAGGTTTTTATGTTGACCCACAAGCTAAGCTGTTGTTCATTATCCGGATCCGTGG TATCAATGCCTTGCACCCAAAGACAAGGAAGATTTTGCAGCTTCTGCGATTGAGACAG ATATTCAATGGTGTCTTTCTGAAAGTAAACAAAGCGACAGTGAATATGCTGCACAGAGTTGAGCCTTATGTGACCTACGG GTATCCAAATTTGAAGAGTGTCAAAGAATTGATTTACAAAAGGGGATATGGGAAGCTTAACAAGCAGAGAATTGCTTTGACTGACAATTCCATCGTCGAACAG GCTTTGGGTAAGCATGGAATAATTTGCACGGAAGATCTTATCCACGAGATTATGACTGTTGGACCCCACTTCAAGGAGGCAAACAATTTCTTATGGCCATTCAAGCTCAAGGCTCCCCTTGGtggtttgaagaagaagaggaatcaCTATGTTGAAGGAGGTGATGCTGGAAATCGCGAAGATTACATCAATGAGCTCATCCGGAGGATGAATTAG
- the LOC121263481 gene encoding 60S ribosomal protein L7-2 isoform X2, which translates to MNKNMYLKGRNLRPVRYTKSSSRKMGEEEVKGGPVVPESVLKKQKRNEEWALAKKQELESEKKKRAENRKLIYSRAKLYAKEYDEQQKELIRLKREAKLKGGFYVDPQAKLLFIIRIRGINALHPKTRKILQLLRLRQIFNGVFLKVNKATVNMLHRVEPYVTYGYPNLKSVKELIYKRGYGKLNKQRIALTDNSIVEQALGKHGIICTEDLIHEIMTVGPHFKEANNFLWPFKLKAPLGGLKKKRNHYVEGGDAGNREDYINELIRRMN; encoded by the exons atgaataaaaatatgtatttgaaagGTAGAAATCTGCGTCCAGTTCGATATACAAAAAGTTCGTCAAG AAAGATGGGGGAAGAGGAAGTCAAGGGAGGACCAGTAGTTCCGGAGTCAGTTTTGAAGAAGCAGAAAAGGAATGAGGAATGGGCCTTGGCAAAGAAGCAGGAGCTTGAatcagagaagaagaaaagggctGAAAACCGGAAACTGATTTATAGCAGAGCAAAACTCTATGCAAAGGAGTATGATGAGCAG CAAAAAGAGCTGATTCGATTGAAGCGCGAGGCAAAACTTAAGGGAGGTTTTTATGTTGACCCACAAGCTAAGCTGTTGTTCATTATCCGGATCCGTGG TATCAATGCCTTGCACCCAAAGACAAGGAAGATTTTGCAGCTTCTGCGATTGAGACAG ATATTCAATGGTGTCTTTCTGAAAGTAAACAAAGCGACAGTGAATATGCTGCACAGAGTTGAGCCTTATGTGACCTACGG GTATCCAAATTTGAAGAGTGTCAAAGAATTGATTTACAAAAGGGGATATGGGAAGCTTAACAAGCAGAGAATTGCTTTGACTGACAATTCCATCGTCGAACAG GCTTTGGGTAAGCATGGAATAATTTGCACGGAAGATCTTATCCACGAGATTATGACTGTTGGACCCCACTTCAAGGAGGCAAACAATTTCTTATGGCCATTCAAGCTCAAGGCTCCCCTTGGtggtttgaagaagaagaggaatcaCTATGTTGAAGGAGGTGATGCTGGAAATCGCGAAGATTACATCAATGAGCTCATCCGGAGGATGAATTAG
- the LOC121263481 gene encoding 60S ribosomal protein L7-2 isoform X1 → MKAHPQVILRPHNLRPITAHIPSTSVNPQVTPLLFTSTHSLCTSTLTPHPGCLPAATRKMGEEEVKGGPVVPESVLKKQKRNEEWALAKKQELESEKKKRAENRKLIYSRAKLYAKEYDEQQKELIRLKREAKLKGGFYVDPQAKLLFIIRIRGINALHPKTRKILQLLRLRQIFNGVFLKVNKATVNMLHRVEPYVTYGYPNLKSVKELIYKRGYGKLNKQRIALTDNSIVEQALGKHGIICTEDLIHEIMTVGPHFKEANNFLWPFKLKAPLGGLKKKRNHYVEGGDAGNREDYINELIRRMN, encoded by the exons ATGAAAGCCCATCCACAAGTCATCCTGAGGCCTCATAACCTTCGGCCCATCACGGCCCACATCCCTTCGACATCAGTTAACCCCCAAGTCACCCCACTTCTCTTCACTTCTACACACAGCCTCTGCACTTCAACCCTAACCCCTCACCCTGGTTGTCTTCCCGCCGCCACCAG AAAGATGGGGGAAGAGGAAGTCAAGGGAGGACCAGTAGTTCCGGAGTCAGTTTTGAAGAAGCAGAAAAGGAATGAGGAATGGGCCTTGGCAAAGAAGCAGGAGCTTGAatcagagaagaagaaaagggctGAAAACCGGAAACTGATTTATAGCAGAGCAAAACTCTATGCAAAGGAGTATGATGAGCAG CAAAAAGAGCTGATTCGATTGAAGCGCGAGGCAAAACTTAAGGGAGGTTTTTATGTTGACCCACAAGCTAAGCTGTTGTTCATTATCCGGATCCGTGG TATCAATGCCTTGCACCCAAAGACAAGGAAGATTTTGCAGCTTCTGCGATTGAGACAG ATATTCAATGGTGTCTTTCTGAAAGTAAACAAAGCGACAGTGAATATGCTGCACAGAGTTGAGCCTTATGTGACCTACGG GTATCCAAATTTGAAGAGTGTCAAAGAATTGATTTACAAAAGGGGATATGGGAAGCTTAACAAGCAGAGAATTGCTTTGACTGACAATTCCATCGTCGAACAG GCTTTGGGTAAGCATGGAATAATTTGCACGGAAGATCTTATCCACGAGATTATGACTGTTGGACCCCACTTCAAGGAGGCAAACAATTTCTTATGGCCATTCAAGCTCAAGGCTCCCCTTGGtggtttgaagaagaagaggaatcaCTATGTTGAAGGAGGTGATGCTGGAAATCGCGAAGATTACATCAATGAGCTCATCCGGAGGATGAATTAG